From the Candidatus Methylomirabilota bacterium genome, one window contains:
- a CDS encoding efflux RND transporter periplasmic adaptor subunit: protein MRRMRWVIAWSVLIAASAAIVVVWYGGGLRSNAPVVGGSPAPREPITQTVRNEDHAGHEAASTPAVQGKPPVASEMQMAPGAVMVSPERQQLIGLKTGVVEYRSIERTIRTVGVVEFDERRLADINIKIEGWIESLLVNFTGEPVKKGQPLLTIYSPDLVSTQEEYLQALRARQTLGKSRFPDIASGGDTLLNASRRRLQYWDISDEEIADLERTGTPRKSMTIYSPINGVVIEKMAVRGKKVMPGENLYKVADLSTVWVQGEIYEYEVPVVKLGQAASVTLAAYPGELFRGKVSYIYPVLQEKTRTVKVRFEFPNTKDWKLKPQMYANVELKIPFGKRLVVPDEAILDSGTQQLVFIDKGQGTFAPREVKVGARADGYTEILTGLSAGERVVTSANFLIDSESQLKTAVGGVGGMSGMGMAPKK, encoded by the coding sequence ATGCGACGGATGAGGTGGGTCATTGCCTGGAGTGTCTTGATCGCCGCGTCCGCGGCGATCGTCGTGGTCTGGTATGGCGGCGGCCTTCGGTCCAACGCCCCGGTCGTGGGTGGCTCACCAGCGCCTCGGGAGCCGATCACTCAGACCGTACGCAATGAGGATCATGCCGGACATGAAGCGGCATCGACCCCTGCTGTGCAGGGCAAGCCGCCGGTTGCGTCCGAGATGCAGATGGCCCCTGGAGCGGTAATGGTCAGTCCGGAACGTCAGCAGTTAATCGGGCTGAAGACCGGCGTAGTCGAATACCGGTCGATTGAGCGGACGATCCGGACGGTCGGGGTGGTGGAGTTCGACGAACGACGCCTGGCCGACATTAATATCAAGATCGAGGGGTGGATCGAGAGCCTGCTGGTGAACTTTACCGGGGAGCCCGTGAAGAAGGGGCAGCCGCTCCTCACCATTTACAGTCCGGATCTGGTCTCGACTCAGGAGGAGTACCTGCAGGCGTTGCGGGCGAGGCAGACGCTCGGCAAAAGCCGCTTCCCCGACATCGCGTCTGGGGGCGATACGCTCCTCAATGCATCAAGGCGGCGCCTGCAGTACTGGGACATCAGCGACGAGGAGATCGCCGATCTTGAGCGAACAGGGACGCCACGCAAGAGTATGACGATTTACTCGCCCATCAATGGGGTCGTGATCGAAAAGATGGCTGTTCGCGGGAAGAAGGTGATGCCCGGTGAGAACCTGTACAAGGTGGCCGATCTTTCCACCGTCTGGGTCCAGGGTGAGATCTACGAATACGAGGTTCCAGTGGTCAAGCTTGGCCAGGCGGCGAGCGTGACACTCGCCGCCTACCCCGGAGAGCTCTTTCGCGGTAAGGTGAGTTACATCTACCCGGTCCTACAAGAAAAGACGCGGACGGTGAAGGTGCGCTTTGAGTTTCCCAACACGAAAGACTGGAAACTGAAACCCCAGATGTACGCCAATGTGGAACTGAAGATTCCCTTTGGCAAGCGTCTCGTTGTGCCCGATGAGGCGATCCTGGATAGTGGAACACAACAGCTCGTCTTTATCGACAAGGGGCAGGGGACCTTCGCGCCGCGAGAGGTCAAGGTTGGTGCGCGGGCGGATGGTTACACCGAGATCCTGACCGGTCTTTCGGCTGGCGAGCGAGTGGTGACCTCCGCGAATTTCCTGATCGACTCCGAGAGCCAGCTCAAGACTGCCGTCGGTGGGGTAGGGGGCATGTCCGGCATGGGGATGGCTCCGAAAAAGTAG
- a CDS encoding efflux RND transporter permease subunit: MISRLIEWSAINRFIIGLFTFFAVAWGIWALRNTPLDAIPDLSDVQVIVQTEWAERSPTLVEDQITYPIVVAFLSAPNVKVVRGFSFFGLSFVYIIFEDGTNLYWARSRVLEYMQGVQDRLPKGVTPVLGPDATGVGWGFEYALVDETGRHDLAQLRTLNDWYVHHWLLSVPGVAEVARVGGFVKQYQVSIDPATLLGFKLPLERVIEAIRKGNNDTGGRVVEFTGREYMVRGLGYIKSVEDIETIVVGTDERGTPIQVRDIGRVGLGPDIRRGAAELNGQGDVAGGIVVIRYGVNSLEVIQRVKDKIKEITPSLPEGVKIIPTYDRSDLIYRSIATLKEKLIEESIIVSLVSILFLFHFRSALVAILTLPIAILMSFVTMYYIGLGSNIMSLGGIAIAIGAMIDAAIVMIENAHKRLEHAAPGEDRNRILIEAAMEVGKPLFYSLLIITVSFIPVFTLEAQEGRLFRPLALTKTFAMFFSSLLSVTLVPLLMVLLIRGKIHPEHKNPVSRFLIWVYNPIVHAVLRWRKTTIAAALLSLLLTIPAFMKLGSEFMPPMYEGTLLYMPTALPGASITQVSQLLQIQDRIIKHFPEVESVFAKGGRSTSATDPAPLEMIETVINLKPEERWRRGMTVKKLVDELDQALRVPGVTNAWTMPIKARTDMLSTGIRTPVGIKVLGPKLETIQRIGQEIETALKPVPGTRNVFAERVAGGYYLDFEIKRDEIARYGLTVTDVENVIETAIGGSTITTTIEGRERFPVNVRYFRGLRDSLDGLRRVLVSTPMGAQIPITQLVDLRLSSGTTLIRSEAAELVGYVYVDVVGRDIGGYVAEAQRVVAEKVKPPQGYHLIWSGQFEYMERAKERLKYVIPLTLLVIFVLLYFNFGSLAKCLIVLLSVPFSLVGGIWLLYLLGYNLSVAVWVGIIALAGVAAETGVVMIVYLDEVYERRAREGKMSSSRDLYEAIIEGAVMRVRPKMMTVMAIMAGLLPIMWSHGAGADVMKRIAAPMIGGMVTSTILTLVIIPVIYEMWRGRTVRQ, translated from the coding sequence ATGATTTCTAGATTGATCGAGTGGAGCGCCATCAATCGATTCATCATCGGCCTCTTCACCTTCTTCGCTGTCGCCTGGGGGATCTGGGCGCTTCGAAACACGCCACTGGATGCCATCCCCGACTTGTCCGACGTCCAGGTCATCGTCCAAACGGAGTGGGCAGAGCGGAGCCCCACGCTCGTGGAAGATCAGATCACCTACCCGATTGTGGTCGCGTTCCTCTCAGCCCCGAACGTCAAGGTGGTCCGTGGCTTCTCCTTTTTCGGCCTCTCTTTCGTCTATATCATCTTCGAGGATGGTACGAATCTCTACTGGGCCAGGAGCCGCGTGCTCGAATATATGCAGGGCGTGCAGGACAGGTTGCCCAAGGGCGTGACCCCGGTCCTGGGTCCGGATGCGACCGGCGTGGGCTGGGGGTTTGAATATGCGCTTGTAGACGAGACCGGCCGGCACGATCTGGCCCAACTTCGGACGCTGAACGACTGGTACGTTCATCACTGGCTCCTGTCAGTCCCCGGCGTAGCTGAGGTGGCGCGGGTTGGCGGCTTCGTCAAGCAGTATCAGGTCTCTATCGATCCTGCTACCCTTCTCGGATTCAAGCTCCCCCTGGAACGAGTGATCGAGGCGATCCGAAAGGGGAACAACGATACCGGAGGTCGGGTGGTGGAGTTTACCGGACGCGAGTACATGGTCCGTGGCCTCGGCTACATCAAGTCCGTCGAGGACATCGAGACGATTGTCGTCGGGACTGACGAACGCGGGACCCCAATCCAGGTCCGGGACATCGGTCGGGTCGGTCTTGGACCCGACATCCGTCGTGGCGCCGCGGAGTTGAACGGCCAGGGCGACGTAGCCGGCGGAATCGTTGTGATTCGGTATGGTGTGAACAGCCTGGAGGTCATCCAGCGGGTCAAGGACAAGATCAAGGAGATCACCCCATCGCTTCCCGAGGGGGTCAAGATCATTCCTACCTACGATCGATCCGACCTGATCTATCGGTCCATCGCTACCCTCAAGGAGAAGCTGATCGAGGAGAGCATCATCGTCAGCCTGGTGAGTATCCTCTTCCTCTTCCACTTCCGCAGCGCCCTCGTGGCGATCCTCACCCTGCCAATCGCTATCCTCATGTCGTTCGTTACGATGTACTACATCGGCCTCGGCTCCAATATCATGTCGTTGGGCGGAATCGCGATCGCCATCGGCGCCATGATCGATGCGGCCATCGTGATGATCGAGAATGCCCACAAGCGCCTGGAACACGCCGCGCCAGGCGAGGACCGGAACCGAATCCTCATCGAGGCGGCCATGGAGGTAGGTAAGCCGCTTTTCTACTCGCTCCTGATCATTACCGTTTCTTTCATTCCTGTTTTTACCCTAGAGGCGCAGGAGGGCCGACTCTTCCGGCCGCTTGCCTTGACCAAGACTTTTGCCATGTTCTTTTCATCCCTGCTCTCGGTGACCCTCGTGCCCCTCCTCATGGTCCTCCTTATCCGCGGGAAGATCCATCCGGAGCACAAAAACCCGGTCAGCCGGTTTCTCATTTGGGTGTACAACCCGATTGTTCATGCCGTACTCAGATGGCGGAAGACCACGATCGCCGCCGCTCTCCTCTCGCTGCTCCTCACTATTCCGGCCTTCATGAAGCTGGGAAGCGAGTTCATGCCACCGATGTATGAGGGGACGCTCCTCTACATGCCGACGGCATTACCAGGCGCCTCGATCACGCAGGTCTCCCAGCTCCTCCAGATCCAGGATCGGATCATCAAGCACTTTCCGGAGGTTGAGTCGGTCTTCGCCAAAGGGGGCCGCTCCACCAGCGCCACCGACCCCGCGCCTCTGGAGATGATCGAGACGGTCATCAACCTGAAGCCTGAAGAGCGGTGGCGGCGGGGGATGACCGTTAAGAAGCTGGTCGACGAACTGGACCAGGCGCTCCGGGTTCCGGGGGTGACCAACGCCTGGACGATGCCGATCAAGGCCAGGACCGACATGCTCAGCACCGGGATCCGGACCCCCGTCGGGATCAAGGTGCTTGGCCCGAAGCTGGAGACGATCCAGCGGATAGGGCAGGAGATCGAGACTGCGCTCAAGCCTGTGCCGGGGACACGGAACGTCTTTGCTGAGCGTGTGGCCGGTGGCTACTACCTCGATTTCGAGATCAAGCGGGACGAGATCGCCCGTTATGGCCTCACCGTGACCGACGTCGAAAACGTCATCGAGACCGCCATCGGCGGCAGCACCATCACGACAACGATCGAGGGGCGTGAGCGGTTCCCGGTCAATGTCCGGTATTTCAGGGGGCTCCGCGACAGCCTGGACGGTCTGAGGCGCGTATTAGTGTCGACCCCGATGGGCGCCCAGATCCCGATTACGCAACTCGTTGATCTCAGGCTGTCAAGCGGCACCACCCTGATCCGGAGCGAGGCGGCCGAGCTGGTCGGCTACGTCTATGTCGATGTTGTCGGGCGGGATATCGGCGGCTATGTCGCTGAGGCCCAGCGAGTCGTGGCGGAGAAGGTGAAACCCCCCCAAGGGTATCACCTCATCTGGAGCGGTCAGTTCGAGTATATGGAGCGAGCGAAGGAGCGGCTCAAATACGTCATCCCCTTGACATTACTCGTCATTTTCGTTCTGCTCTATTTTAACTTTGGTTCGCTGGCCAAATGTCTGATTGTGCTGCTGTCGGTTCCATTCTCGCTGGTGGGCGGCATTTGGCTGCTGTATCTCCTGGGCTATAATCTGAGTGTGGCGGTATGGGTTGGGATCATTGCGCTGGCCGGGGTGGCGGCAGAGACCGGCGTCGTCATGATCGTCTATCTGGATGAGGTCTATGAGCGGCGCGCGCGAGAGGGGAAGATGAGCAGTAGTCGGGATCTGTATGAGGCGATTATCGAGGGAGCGGTCATGCGGGTGCGCCCCAAGATGATGACGGTGATGGCCATCATGGCCGGCCTCCTGCCCATCATGTGGAGTCATGGGGCGGGGGCTGATGTCATGAAGCGGATTGCTGCCCCGATGATCGGCGGGATGGTGACCTCGACCATCCTGACCTTGGTCATTATCCCTGTGATCTACGAGATGTGGCGCGGCCGAACAGTTCGCCAATAA
- the ftsH gene encoding ATP-dependent zinc metalloprotease FtsH: protein MEKKQWQFALWYFVAAFFLVLAVHDFLIARHTETLSYSDFKLLLKSGKVEDLTLGTHVISGRLKREGLEGLLSKEKVEAIQRLAGGENRFVTIRVNDPTLIQELEALKVRFAGEVESTWFTTLLSWVLPALVFVGVWAFLMKRVGGPASGLMAIGKSKAKVYMEKETGVTFADVAGIDEARAELMEIVEFLKTPERYRRLGGKIPKGVLIVGAPGTGKTLLAKAVAGEAGVPFFSLSGSDFVEMFVGVGAARVRDLFAQAQEKAPCIIFIDELDALGKARGLNPIGGHDEREQTLNQLLVEMDGFDTNKGVIIMAATNRPEILDPALLRPGRFDRQVALDRPDIRGREKILQVHAKPVKLSPEVDLSAIAARTPGFVGADLANLVNEAALLAARKGKDAVEMADFDEAIDRIVAGLEKKTRVMNPAEKETVAYHEAGHALVAESRPHADRVSKISIIPRGVAALGYTQQSPTEDRYLLKRAEILDRLDVLLGGRVAEEIVFGDVSTGAQDDLQRATDMARLMVTQYGMSERLGLATFEEPRTPIFLNIQKPQRVREYSERTAQAIDEEIGKLLADAHTRVEQTLATRRSDLDALAKLLLEKEVIDREALTQLLQPRQT from the coding sequence ATGGAAAAGAAGCAGTGGCAGTTTGCGCTTTGGTACTTCGTAGCCGCTTTCTTTCTTGTGCTGGCCGTTCACGATTTCCTGATAGCGCGCCACACCGAGACGCTATCGTACAGCGATTTCAAACTGCTCCTGAAATCCGGCAAGGTGGAAGACCTGACCCTCGGGACGCATGTCATCTCCGGGCGGCTGAAACGGGAGGGGCTGGAAGGACTCCTCTCCAAAGAGAAGGTGGAGGCGATTCAACGGTTGGCCGGCGGGGAGAATCGCTTCGTGACCATTCGGGTCAACGATCCGACCCTGATCCAGGAGTTGGAGGCGTTGAAGGTGCGTTTTGCCGGCGAGGTAGAAAGCACATGGTTTACCACGCTGCTCTCCTGGGTACTTCCTGCCCTGGTCTTCGTTGGTGTATGGGCGTTTCTCATGAAGCGGGTTGGAGGACCGGCGAGCGGTCTGATGGCGATCGGCAAGAGCAAGGCTAAAGTATACATGGAGAAAGAGACCGGCGTGACCTTTGCAGATGTAGCTGGGATCGACGAGGCGCGCGCAGAGCTGATGGAGATTGTCGAATTTCTGAAGACGCCAGAACGGTATCGCCGGCTGGGGGGGAAGATCCCCAAAGGGGTGCTGATTGTCGGGGCCCCAGGGACCGGGAAGACGCTACTGGCCAAAGCGGTAGCCGGGGAGGCAGGGGTCCCATTCTTCAGCCTCAGCGGGTCGGATTTCGTTGAGATGTTCGTGGGGGTCGGGGCGGCTCGTGTACGGGATCTCTTCGCCCAGGCTCAGGAAAAAGCCCCTTGCATCATCTTCATCGACGAGCTGGATGCTCTTGGGAAGGCTCGTGGACTCAATCCTATTGGCGGACATGATGAACGCGAGCAGACTCTCAACCAACTGCTGGTGGAGATGGACGGCTTCGATACGAACAAAGGTGTGATCATCATGGCCGCAACGAACCGTCCGGAGATCCTCGATCCGGCCTTGCTCCGTCCCGGACGTTTCGACCGACAGGTGGCCCTCGATCGCCCCGATATCAGGGGTCGAGAGAAGATCCTCCAGGTGCATGCCAAGCCGGTCAAGCTCTCACCGGAGGTTGACCTCTCGGCTATCGCCGCGAGGACTCCGGGATTCGTCGGCGCCGATCTGGCCAACCTGGTGAACGAGGCGGCGCTGCTTGCCGCGCGGAAAGGCAAGGATGCGGTGGAGATGGCGGATTTCGATGAGGCGATCGACCGGATCGTAGCCGGTCTCGAGAAAAAGACCCGGGTGATGAATCCCGCGGAGAAGGAGACTGTCGCGTACCACGAGGCTGGCCATGCCTTGGTGGCGGAGTCCCGCCCTCACGCCGACCGTGTCTCGAAGATCTCCATCATTCCTCGCGGGGTGGCCGCGCTCGGCTACACGCAACAGTCGCCCACGGAGGATCGGTACCTGCTCAAAAGGGCCGAGATCCTTGATCGACTTGACGTGCTCCTGGGGGGGCGGGTGGCCGAAGAGATCGTCTTCGGGGACGTCTCCACCGGGGCCCAGGATGACCTCCAGCGGGCTACCGATATGGCCCGCCTCATGGTCACCCAGTACGGGATGAGCGAACGGCTGGGATTAGCGACATTCGAAGAGCCGCGCACCCCCATTTTCCTCAACATTCAGAAACCGCAAAGGGTACGGGAGTATAGCGAACGAACTGCTCAAGCAATTGATGAGGAGATCGGAAAGCTCCTGGCCGATGCCCACACTCGAGTCGAGCAGACACTGGCTACCAGGCGCAGTGACCTGGACGCACTGGCCAAGCTGTTGTTGGAAAAAGAGGTGATCGATCGGGAGGCTCTGACGCAACTGCTTCAGCCCAGGCAGACCTAG
- a CDS encoding response regulator, with product MSDQRKIVIVTPELSIRQQIFSRVAAKGYPAVAVERGYDALLTVVEQNVGLVILDLSIDESAGVKTVEILRKIRPRLPLVVMSGDRSLEAGREVLQHGVFYYLLKPFDLEELDQIVESALTSNRQRAAGMEKRVYECRPAGERGGAA from the coding sequence ATGAGCGACCAACGGAAGATTGTGATTGTTACGCCGGAGTTATCGATCAGGCAGCAGATCTTCAGTCGCGTGGCGGCGAAGGGGTACCCGGCTGTTGCTGTCGAAAGAGGGTACGATGCCTTGTTGACCGTTGTCGAGCAGAACGTCGGGCTGGTGATTCTCGACCTCTCGATCGACGAGTCCGCGGGCGTAAAGACCGTAGAGATCCTGCGAAAGATTCGACCTCGTTTGCCCCTGGTGGTCATGTCCGGTGATCGGTCGCTTGAAGCGGGTCGCGAAGTCCTTCAGCATGGCGTCTTCTATTACCTGCTCAAGCCTTTTGATCTTGAGGAGCTTGATCAGATTGTGGAGAGCGCCTTGACCTCGAATAGGCAACGGGCCGCAGGAATGGAAAAGAGGGTGTACGAATGCAGGCCGGCGGGCGAGAGGGGAGGGGCGGCATGA
- a CDS encoding beta-propeller fold lactonase family protein has protein sequence MTAVRRTVSIGILAMASLLIVRSTALAHGAGVRGTQALYVANEGSDTVSVIDIGAMKVTGTMAVSSGPEHVAISPDRHYAFIVCGHSTEVWILALPARTVVAAVANATGPGGRTVFGAGATYAYVTNSLYSRVTVIEPATGKKVAMIPVGEAATKISISPDGSHAYVPSERSHSVAVLNLSLNVVAAELPIAVKPYAVEISPDGKYLLVSSPDSNSVTVIEAATLVSLRRIPVGDDPHHVVFGPGGAFAYILNRGSDSLSVIQMANQQVVATIPVGREPSDADITPSGHYIYVTNMGSGDVSVISTQTGAVVGTIPVGTRPHDIVISGDGRYAFVANTGSNDISVINLLSQTTVGRVPVGKRPSGMALW, from the coding sequence ATGACGGCAGTCCGTCGTACGGTGAGTATCGGTATCTTGGCGATGGCGTCGCTGCTGATCGTTCGCTCGACTGCGCTGGCGCACGGGGCAGGTGTGCGCGGCACGCAGGCGCTGTATGTCGCGAATGAGGGCTCGGATACGGTCTCGGTGATCGATATCGGGGCAATGAAGGTGACCGGCACCATGGCTGTGAGCTCCGGCCCGGAGCATGTCGCAATCAGTCCGGATCGACATTATGCCTTTATCGTATGTGGCCATTCAACCGAGGTCTGGATTCTGGCTTTGCCCGCGCGCACTGTCGTCGCCGCGGTGGCCAATGCGACGGGCCCGGGAGGCCGGACTGTGTTTGGAGCCGGCGCGACCTACGCCTATGTCACCAACAGTCTATACAGCCGAGTGACGGTGATTGAGCCTGCCACCGGAAAGAAGGTGGCGATGATCCCGGTGGGAGAAGCGGCGACCAAGATCAGCATCTCTCCGGATGGGAGTCATGCCTATGTTCCCAGCGAGCGGTCCCATTCCGTCGCGGTGCTGAACCTTTCGCTGAACGTCGTCGCGGCGGAGCTGCCGATCGCTGTGAAGCCTTATGCCGTCGAGATCTCTCCTGATGGTAAATACCTGTTGGTCTCCAGTCCTGATTCAAACAGCGTCACCGTCATAGAGGCTGCAACCCTGGTGTCGCTGCGCAGAATCCCCGTCGGTGACGACCCCCATCACGTAGTGTTCGGTCCCGGTGGGGCCTTCGCATATATTCTAAATAGGGGCTCGGATAGCCTGAGCGTGATCCAGATGGCGAATCAACAGGTGGTAGCGACTATCCCCGTGGGGAGGGAGCCGAGCGACGCCGACATTACGCCGTCCGGCCACTATATCTATGTGACCAACATGGGGAGCGGCGACGTGTCGGTCATTTCAACACAGACCGGCGCCGTGGTAGGGACGATCCCGGTAGGAACCCGTCCCCACGATATCGTCATCTCAGGGGACGGGCGGTACGCCTTCGTGGCCAACACCGGATCGAATGACATCTCCGTGATCAACCTGCTGTCCCAGACAACGGTAGGGCGGGTGCCGGTCGGCAAACGTCCCAGTGGGATGGCTCTGTGGTAG
- a CDS encoding CBS domain-containing protein codes for MTQLSEIMNRALITVDTSASLRRAQQMLDQHNIRHLFVVDGRRLVGIVTDRDLRKAAPSSKSPLTAHEREEFMDELKVVEIMSRKLITASPTTTVREAAKVMVGEKIGCLPVVDRKTLVGIVTETDLLEILVRGKEAS; via the coding sequence ATGACGCAGCTTTCGGAGATCATGAATCGAGCGCTGATTACCGTAGACACGTCCGCCTCGCTACGCAGGGCTCAACAAATGCTGGATCAGCATAACATCCGCCATCTGTTTGTGGTGGACGGCAGACGCCTGGTTGGGATCGTTACCGATCGCGATCTTCGAAAGGCGGCTCCCTCTTCCAAGTCGCCGTTGACGGCCCATGAACGCGAGGAGTTTATGGACGAATTGAAGGTGGTGGAGATCATGTCGCGCAAGCTGATCACGGCCTCTCCGACGACGACGGTGCGGGAGGCGGCGAAGGTCATGGTTGGAGAAAAGATCGGCTGCCTGCCGGTCGTGGATCGCAAGACACTGGTTGGAATCGTGACCGAGACCGATCTGCTCGAGATACTGGTCCGGGGAAAGGAGGCGTCATGA